A stretch of Gossypium hirsutum isolate 1008001.06 chromosome A06, Gossypium_hirsutum_v2.1, whole genome shotgun sequence DNA encodes these proteins:
- the LOC107961631 gene encoding endoribonuclease Dicer homolog 3 isoform X1, which produces MHSPKEEQGEPLKRSFSEANSDPPDWMVLGDNETAKEEDPSSSSKPKDFNPRGYQLQVYEVAKRRNIIAVLDTGVGKTMIAVMLIKDFGQAIESTESKKLIIFLAPTVHLVNQQFEYIKDHTGLEVEQYYGAKGVDEWTLDCWEKETKEHDVLVMTPQILLDALRKAFLSLDMVSLMIIDECHRATGNHPYAKIMKEFYHKSNNKPKIFGMTASPVVSKGVLSSNNCDGQMSELECVLDSLIYTIEDRTEMEACVPSAKESCRFFDPAQFSSLDLKAKVEASWLKTDASLSNLQSSLQTSHKDMDDKLKNLRKRLSNDHAKVLHCLDNLGLICAYEAVNICLENILDTTEESKAYRESVLQYNNFLEEVQCRIGESLPLGDKNFLNSGFDYLKAVDLGYISPKLHELLQLFQSFGETRQVLCLIFVERIITAKVIERFAKKVSCLSHFMVSYMTGSNTSVDSLAPKIQKETLESFRSGKVNLLFTTDVVEEGIHVPNCCYVIRFDLPKTVRSYVQSRGRARQNNSEFIMMLERGNMKQRNQLYDIIRSEYSMTNLAIKRDPDSDPCLLKDHTFEETNVFIVDATGASVTADSAVSLIHKYCGKLPGDKYYTPKPNFQFTSSEGLYKCKLTLPVNAAVQTIVGPPSRNSHLAKQLVCLEACKQLHQMGALDDHLTPSIEEPSENACVSKGKDSGAGAGTTKRKELHGTTCIQALCGSWGEKSDDAVFFAYKFDFKCNIITVVYSGFVLLIESKLADDVGNTEMDLFLIGKMVKASVSSCGQVHLNAEQMMKAKRFQEFFFNGLFGKLFVGSKSSGAPREFLLRDKSSSLWSPSRMYLLLPLEDNSTDELRIHWPGITACTLAAEFLNKNSLLGTEQSDDGGSNPSLNSTGSPVTDCKETNIIRFANSSVDANSLRNTVVLAIHTGRIYCIIEAVSDKTAESSFAETVDTVSSEFANFYEYFYKKYNIVLKHPGQPLMLLKQSHNPHNLLVNFNDEGVSAKASQAGVVNEKPRFHVHMPPELLLVLDVPVSVLKSLYLLPSLMHRLESLMLANQLREEINFCSSNIDIPSSMILEALTTLRCCESFSMERLELLGDSVLKYAVSCHLFLRYPNKHEGQLSARRSLAVCNSTLHKLGTDHKIQGYIRDSAFDPRRWVAPGQRVLRPVPCKCGVDSLEVPLDKKFQTEDPKVKVGKSCDRGHRWFCSKTISDCVEALIAAYYLSGGLVAALHVMKWLGIDAEVDPSVVAEVINQASLRTYVPNYKIHMIESKVGYNFSVKFFLQEALTHESVHESYCYQRLEFLGDSVLDLLITQYLYNHHTDIDPGELTDLRSASVNNENFGQVAVRHDLHKHLQHCSTLLSNQISEYVQSFTESDNTTRLDPSIKGPKALGDLVESIVGAILIDTNLNLGKVWRIVEPLLSPIVTPDKLELPPFRELNELCDSLGYFIKEKCINKGEVVHAELLLQLDHDLLVGEGFDRSRKVAKGKAASCLLKDLENRGISRKKRKHDYVDSSQTMDDDSLEPTIPKMQRRAEIQLLDESKKACSATPATPVIVTVKTKKGGPRTTLFELCKKLLWPMPSIKATEHKSSAPMEIGEGPERKKGFISFVSKIILNVPGYDIIECTGDAKADKKSSSDSAALFMLYELEQRGKLIIEETL; this is translated from the exons ATGCATTCTCCAAAGGAGGAACAGGGTGAGCCTCTAAAACGGAGTTTCAGTGAGGCGAACTCAGACCCACCTGATTGGATGGTTCTAGGCGACAATGAAACTGCTAAGGAAGAAGACCCTTCTTCATCTTCAAAACCTAAGGACTTTAACCCCAGAGG GTATCAATTGCAGGTATATGAGGTGGCAAAGAGAAGAAACATAATAGCAGTGTTGGATACAGGTGTAGGGAAGACAATGATAGCTGTGATGCTCATAAAGGATTTTGGTCAAGCTATCGAGTCTACTGAAAgtaaaaaattgattattttcttggCTCCCACTGTTCATCTAGTCAATCAG caatttgaatatataaaagatCATACTGGTTTGGAAGTTGAACAGTATTATGGAGCTAAGGGGGTTGATGAATGGACCTTGGATTGTTGGGAGAAAGAAACAAAGGAGCATGAT GTTCTGGTTATGACACCCCAAATTCTATTGGATGCCTTAAGGAAGGCATTCTTGAGTCTGGATATGGTGTCCTTAATGATAATAGACGAGTGCCATCGTGCTACTGGCAACCATCCATATGCCAAAATAATGAAG GAATTTTATCACAAATCTAATAACAAGCCAAAGATTTTTGGAATGACAGCATCACCTGTAGTTAGCAAAG GTGTGTTGTCCAGCAATAATTGCGATGGTCAAATGTCAGAACTTGAATGTGTTTTGGATTCCTTG ATATACACTATTGAAGACAGGACAGAGATGGAAGCGTGTGTTCCTTCTGCTAAAGAAAGTTGTAGATTTTTTGATCCAGCACAATTTTCTAGCTTGGATTTGAAAGCAAAGGTAGAAGCCTCTTGGTTAAAG ACAGATGCGTCATTGTCAAATTTGCAAAGCTCACTGCAAACTTCTCATAAAGACATGGATGATAAACTTAAGAATCTACGGAAGCGATTATCAAATGACCATGCTAAGGTTCTGCATTGCCTTGATAATCTTGGTCTCATATGTGCTTATGAG GCTGTTAACATTTGTCTAGAGAACATCCTTGACACCACAGAGGAATCTAAAGCATATAGAGAAAGTGTGTTGCAGTATAACAATTTCCTTGAGGAAGTCCAATGTAGAATTGGGGAGTCTCTTCCCCTCG GTGATAAAAATTTTCTGAATTCTGGATTTGACTATTTAAAGGCAGTAGATCTTGGCTATATTTCTCCAAAACTGCATGAACTACTTCAACTGTTCCAATCATTTGG AGAAACTAGACAAGTATTGTGCCTGATTTTTGTTGAAAGAATTATTACTGCTAAAGTAATTGAAAGATTTGCAAAAAAAGTAAGCTGTTTATCACATTTCATGGTTTCATATATGACTGGAAGTAATACATCTGTTGATTCCCTGGCACCAAAAATACAAAAGGAAACCTTGGAGTCATTTCGATCTGGGAAG GTGAATCTATTGTTTACTACTGATGTGGTTGAGGAGGGAATTCATGTACCAAATTGCTGTTATGTGATACGTTTCGACCTGCCAAAGACAGTCCGGAGTTATGTACAATCTCGAGGAAGAGCTAGGCAGAACAATTCTGAATTCATTATGATGCTTGAGAG GGGAAATATGAAACAAAGAAATCAACTATATGATATAATCAGAAGTGAGTATTCAATGACAAATTTGGCAATTAAAAGAGATCCCGATTCTGATCCATGCCTTCTTAAAGATCATACATTTGAAGAAACAAATGTTTTTATTGTGGATgctactggagcttcagttactGCAGATTCTGCTGTTAGCCTCATCCATAAATATTGTGGGAAGCTCCCCGGTGATAA GTATTACACACCAAAGCCAAATTTCCAGTTCACGTCTTCTGAAGGATTATATAAGTGTAAATTAACATTACCTGTTAATGCAGCCGTTCAAACAATAGTTGGTCCACCATCTAGGAATTCTCATTTAGCAAAGCAGCTTGTATGCTTAGAAGCATGTAAGCAGCTTCATCAAATGGGTGCCTTGGATGATCATCTCACTCCATCCATTGAAGAGCCTTCAGAAAATGCTTGTGTTTCTAAAGGAAAAGATTCAGGTGCAGgtgcag GAACTACAAAACGGAAGGAGCTTCATGGAACAACTTGCATACAGGCATTATGTGGAAGCTGGGGAGAAAAATCTGATGATGCTGTTTTCTTTGCCTATAAATTTGACTTCAAATGCAATATCATTACTGTGGTTTATTCTGGATTTGTTCTTCTAATTGAATCAAAGCTTGCGGATGATGTGGGGAATACTGAAATGGATCTTTTCTTGATTGGTAAGATGGTTAAGGCTAGTGTTTCTTCCTGTGGGCAAGTGCATTTGAATGCAGAACAG ATGATGAAAGCGAAGCGCTTTCAGGAATTTTTCTTTAATGGCTTGTTTGGTAAGTTATTTGTTGGATCTAAATCATCTGGAGCACCAAGAGAATTTCTACTTCGGGATAAATCAAGCTCATTGTGGAGTCCATCCCGCATGTATTTGCTTTTGCCCCTCGAGGATAATTCAACTGATGAATTGAGAATACACTGGCCAGGGATAACAGCTTGCACATTAGCTGcggaatttttaaataaaaattctttGTTAGGCACTGAGCAATCTGATGATGGTGGAAGCAATCCATCATTGAACAGTACTGGTTCACCTGTGACAGACTGCAAAGAAACCAATATAATCCGCTTTGCTAACAGTTCAGTTGATGCTAATAGTCTTAGAAATACTGTAGTATTGGCTATTCACACTGGAAGAATCTACTGCATCATTGAAGCTGTGAGTGATAAAACTGCTGAAAGTTCTTTCGCTGAAACTGTTGATACGGTCTCATCAGAGTTTGCTAACTTCTATGAATACTTCTACAAAAA GTACAATATTGTGCTGAAACATCCAGGACAGCCTTTGATGCTGTTAAAGCAGAGCCATAACCCGCACAATTTGCTTGTGAATTTTAATGATGAAG GTGTATCAGCTAAGGCATCACAAGCTGGCGTGGTTAATGAAAAGCCTCGGTTTCATGTCCACATGCCCCCCGAGCTTTTACTTGTCCTTGATGTCCCAGTGAGTGTTCTAAAATCATTGTACTTACTGCCATCATTGATGCATCGGCTAGAGTCCTTAATGTTGGCCAACCAACTCAGAGAAGAGATAAACTTTTGTTCTAGCAACATTGATATTCCAAGCTCAATG ATCCTGGAAGCACTAACAACACTTAGATGCTGTGAAAGTTTTTCAATGGAAAGGCTGGAATTGCTTGGGGATTCAGTTCTGAAGTATGCTGTTAGCTGCCACCTCTTTCTTAGATATCCCAACAAACACGAGGGACAATTATCTGCCAGGCGTTCGTTGGCAGTTTGTAATTCAACCCTGCATAAGTTGGGAACTGACCACAAAATACAG GGATACATTAGGGACAGTGCTTTTGATCCCCGTCGTTGGGTAGCTCCAGGACAACGAGTGCTTCGCCCTGTTCCTTGCAAGTGTGGTGTGGACTCTCTAGAAGTTCCTTTAGATAAAAAATTTCAGACAGAAGACCCGAAAGTTAAGGTTGGTAAATCCTGTGATAGAGGCCACCGATGGTTCTGTTCAAAAACCATATCAGATTGTGTTGAAGCTCTCATAGCAGCATACTACTTAAGTGGTGGACTTGTTGCTGCCCTTCATGTGATGAAGTGGCTCGGGATTGATGCCGAAGTTGATCCCTCGGTGGTAGCTGAAGTCATTAATCAGGCATCCTTAAGAACTTATGTCCCCAATTACAAAATCCACATGATAGAGTCAAAAGTTGGCTACAATTTTTCTGTCAAGTTTTTCTTGCAGGAGGCATTGACACATGAATCTGTGCATGAGTCCTACTGTTACCAG AGGCTTGAATTTCTTGGTGATTCTGTGTTGGATTTGCTGATCACCCAGTATCTCTACAACCATCACACTGATATAGATCCGGGTGAGTTGACTGACCTGCGCTCTGCTTCggttaataatgaaaattttggtcAAGTTGCCGTGCGCCATGACCTTCATAAGCATCTTCAACATTGTTCAACTTTACTATCAAACCAAATAAGTGAATATGTGCAGTCCTTCACTGAATCTGATAACACCACCAGATTAGATCCCAGCATAAAAGGTCCCAAG GCTCTTGGAGACCTGGTTGAAAGTATTGTTGGGGCAATTCTGATTGATACAAACCTGAATCTTGGAAAAGTCTGGAGAATTGTTGAACCATTGTTGTCTCCAATTGTAACCCCAGATAAGCTTGAGCTGCCTCCATTCCGGGAACTGAATGAATTATGCGACTCTCTTGGATATTTTATTAAGGAAAAATGTATAAATAAGGGGGAAGTGGTGCACGCCGAGCTTCTATTGCAGCTAGATCATGATTTGTTGGTAGGAGAGGGGTTTGATAGAAGTAGAAAAGTAGCAAAAGGAAAAGCCGCTTCTTGTCTGTTGAAGGACCTTGAG AACAGAGGAATCTCCCGGAAGAAAAGGAAACATGACTATGTGGATTCAAGTCAAACCATGGATGATGACTCGTTAGAACCAACAATCCCTAAGATGCAAAGGAGAGCCGAAATTCAGTTGCTTGATGAATCAAAGAAAGCATGCAGTGCTACGCCTGCCACCCCAG TTATTGTAACGGTAAAAACGAAGAAAGGAGGGCCGAGGACCACTCTTTTTGAGCTTTGCAAGAAACTGCTGTGGCCTATGCCTAGTATCAAAGCAACAGAACACAAATCAAG TGCTCCCATGGAAATTGGTGAAGGTCCTGAGAGGAAAAAAGGGTTTATCAGCTTTGTGTCGAAAATCATCCTGAATGTCCCAGGATACGACATTATTGAATGCACTGGAGATGCAAAAGCTGACAAAAAAAGTTCTTCAGACTCAGCAGCACTGTTTATGCTTTATGAGCTTGAACAGCGCGGGAAGCTCATCATTGAGGAAACCTTATAA
- the LOC107961631 gene encoding endoribonuclease Dicer homolog 3a isoform X3 translates to MHSPKEEQGEPLKRSFSEANSDPPDWMVLGDNETAKEEDPSSSSKPKDFNPRGYQLQVYEVAKRRNIIAVLDTGVGKTMIAVMLIKDFGQAIESTESKKLIIFLAPTVHLVNQQFEYIKDHTGLEVEQYYGAKGVDEWTLDCWEKETKEHDVLVMTPQILLDALRKAFLSLDMVSLMIIDECHRATGNHPYAKIMKEFYHKSNNKPKIFGMTASPVVSKGVLSSNNCDGQMSELECVLDSLIYTIEDRTEMEACVPSAKESCRFFDPAQFSSLDLKAKVEASWLKTDASLSNLQSSLQTSHKDMDDKLKNLRKRLSNDHAKVLHCLDNLGLICAYEAVNICLENILDTTEESKAYRESVLQYNNFLEEVQCRIGESLPLGDKNFLNSGFDYLKAVDLGYISPKLHELLQLFQSFGETRQVLCLIFVERIITAKVIERFAKKVSCLSHFMVSYMTGSNTSVDSLAPKIQKETLESFRSGKVNLLFTTDVVEEGIHVPNCCYVIRFDLPKTVRSYVQSRGRARQNNSEFIMMLERGNMKQRNQLYDIIRSEYSMTNLAIKRDPDSDPCLLKDHTFEETNVFIVDATGASVTADSAVSLIHKYCGKLPGDKYYTPKPNFQFTSSEGLYKCKLTLPVNAAVQTIVGPPSRNSHLAKQLVCLEACKQLHQMGALDDHLTPSIEEPSENACVSKGKDSGAGAGTTKRKELHGTTCIQALCGSWGEKSDDAVFFAYKFDFKCNIITVVYSGFVLLIESKLADDVGNTEMDLFLIGKMVKASVSSCGQVHLNAEQMMKAKRFQEFFFNGLFGKLFVGSKSSGAPREFLLRDKSSSLWSPSRMYLLLPLEDNSTDELRIHWPGITACTLAAEFLNKNSLLGTEQSDDGGSNPSLNSTGSPVTDCKETNIIRFANSSVDANSLRNTVVLAIHTGRIYCIIEAVSDKTAESSFAETVDTVSSEFANFYEYFYKKYNIVLKHPGQPLMLLKQSHNPHNLLVNFNDEGVSAKASQAGVVNEKPRFHVHMPPELLLVLDVPVSVLKSLYLLPSLMHRLESLMLANQLREEINFCSSNIDIPSSMILEALTTLRCCESFSMERLELLGDSVLKYAVSCHLFLRYPNKHEGQLSARRSLAVCNSTLHKLGTDHKIQGYIRDSAFDPRRWVAPGQRVLRPVPCKCGVDSLEVPLDKKFQTEDPKVKVGKSCDRGHRWFCSKTISDCVEALIAAYYLSGGLVAALHVMKWLGIDAEVDPSVVAEVINQASLRTYVPNYKIHMIESKVGYNFSVKFFLQEALTHESVHESYCYQRLEFLGDSVLDLLITQYLYNHHTDIDPGSWRPG, encoded by the exons ATGCATTCTCCAAAGGAGGAACAGGGTGAGCCTCTAAAACGGAGTTTCAGTGAGGCGAACTCAGACCCACCTGATTGGATGGTTCTAGGCGACAATGAAACTGCTAAGGAAGAAGACCCTTCTTCATCTTCAAAACCTAAGGACTTTAACCCCAGAGG GTATCAATTGCAGGTATATGAGGTGGCAAAGAGAAGAAACATAATAGCAGTGTTGGATACAGGTGTAGGGAAGACAATGATAGCTGTGATGCTCATAAAGGATTTTGGTCAAGCTATCGAGTCTACTGAAAgtaaaaaattgattattttcttggCTCCCACTGTTCATCTAGTCAATCAG caatttgaatatataaaagatCATACTGGTTTGGAAGTTGAACAGTATTATGGAGCTAAGGGGGTTGATGAATGGACCTTGGATTGTTGGGAGAAAGAAACAAAGGAGCATGAT GTTCTGGTTATGACACCCCAAATTCTATTGGATGCCTTAAGGAAGGCATTCTTGAGTCTGGATATGGTGTCCTTAATGATAATAGACGAGTGCCATCGTGCTACTGGCAACCATCCATATGCCAAAATAATGAAG GAATTTTATCACAAATCTAATAACAAGCCAAAGATTTTTGGAATGACAGCATCACCTGTAGTTAGCAAAG GTGTGTTGTCCAGCAATAATTGCGATGGTCAAATGTCAGAACTTGAATGTGTTTTGGATTCCTTG ATATACACTATTGAAGACAGGACAGAGATGGAAGCGTGTGTTCCTTCTGCTAAAGAAAGTTGTAGATTTTTTGATCCAGCACAATTTTCTAGCTTGGATTTGAAAGCAAAGGTAGAAGCCTCTTGGTTAAAG ACAGATGCGTCATTGTCAAATTTGCAAAGCTCACTGCAAACTTCTCATAAAGACATGGATGATAAACTTAAGAATCTACGGAAGCGATTATCAAATGACCATGCTAAGGTTCTGCATTGCCTTGATAATCTTGGTCTCATATGTGCTTATGAG GCTGTTAACATTTGTCTAGAGAACATCCTTGACACCACAGAGGAATCTAAAGCATATAGAGAAAGTGTGTTGCAGTATAACAATTTCCTTGAGGAAGTCCAATGTAGAATTGGGGAGTCTCTTCCCCTCG GTGATAAAAATTTTCTGAATTCTGGATTTGACTATTTAAAGGCAGTAGATCTTGGCTATATTTCTCCAAAACTGCATGAACTACTTCAACTGTTCCAATCATTTGG AGAAACTAGACAAGTATTGTGCCTGATTTTTGTTGAAAGAATTATTACTGCTAAAGTAATTGAAAGATTTGCAAAAAAAGTAAGCTGTTTATCACATTTCATGGTTTCATATATGACTGGAAGTAATACATCTGTTGATTCCCTGGCACCAAAAATACAAAAGGAAACCTTGGAGTCATTTCGATCTGGGAAG GTGAATCTATTGTTTACTACTGATGTGGTTGAGGAGGGAATTCATGTACCAAATTGCTGTTATGTGATACGTTTCGACCTGCCAAAGACAGTCCGGAGTTATGTACAATCTCGAGGAAGAGCTAGGCAGAACAATTCTGAATTCATTATGATGCTTGAGAG GGGAAATATGAAACAAAGAAATCAACTATATGATATAATCAGAAGTGAGTATTCAATGACAAATTTGGCAATTAAAAGAGATCCCGATTCTGATCCATGCCTTCTTAAAGATCATACATTTGAAGAAACAAATGTTTTTATTGTGGATgctactggagcttcagttactGCAGATTCTGCTGTTAGCCTCATCCATAAATATTGTGGGAAGCTCCCCGGTGATAA GTATTACACACCAAAGCCAAATTTCCAGTTCACGTCTTCTGAAGGATTATATAAGTGTAAATTAACATTACCTGTTAATGCAGCCGTTCAAACAATAGTTGGTCCACCATCTAGGAATTCTCATTTAGCAAAGCAGCTTGTATGCTTAGAAGCATGTAAGCAGCTTCATCAAATGGGTGCCTTGGATGATCATCTCACTCCATCCATTGAAGAGCCTTCAGAAAATGCTTGTGTTTCTAAAGGAAAAGATTCAGGTGCAGgtgcag GAACTACAAAACGGAAGGAGCTTCATGGAACAACTTGCATACAGGCATTATGTGGAAGCTGGGGAGAAAAATCTGATGATGCTGTTTTCTTTGCCTATAAATTTGACTTCAAATGCAATATCATTACTGTGGTTTATTCTGGATTTGTTCTTCTAATTGAATCAAAGCTTGCGGATGATGTGGGGAATACTGAAATGGATCTTTTCTTGATTGGTAAGATGGTTAAGGCTAGTGTTTCTTCCTGTGGGCAAGTGCATTTGAATGCAGAACAG ATGATGAAAGCGAAGCGCTTTCAGGAATTTTTCTTTAATGGCTTGTTTGGTAAGTTATTTGTTGGATCTAAATCATCTGGAGCACCAAGAGAATTTCTACTTCGGGATAAATCAAGCTCATTGTGGAGTCCATCCCGCATGTATTTGCTTTTGCCCCTCGAGGATAATTCAACTGATGAATTGAGAATACACTGGCCAGGGATAACAGCTTGCACATTAGCTGcggaatttttaaataaaaattctttGTTAGGCACTGAGCAATCTGATGATGGTGGAAGCAATCCATCATTGAACAGTACTGGTTCACCTGTGACAGACTGCAAAGAAACCAATATAATCCGCTTTGCTAACAGTTCAGTTGATGCTAATAGTCTTAGAAATACTGTAGTATTGGCTATTCACACTGGAAGAATCTACTGCATCATTGAAGCTGTGAGTGATAAAACTGCTGAAAGTTCTTTCGCTGAAACTGTTGATACGGTCTCATCAGAGTTTGCTAACTTCTATGAATACTTCTACAAAAA GTACAATATTGTGCTGAAACATCCAGGACAGCCTTTGATGCTGTTAAAGCAGAGCCATAACCCGCACAATTTGCTTGTGAATTTTAATGATGAAG GTGTATCAGCTAAGGCATCACAAGCTGGCGTGGTTAATGAAAAGCCTCGGTTTCATGTCCACATGCCCCCCGAGCTTTTACTTGTCCTTGATGTCCCAGTGAGTGTTCTAAAATCATTGTACTTACTGCCATCATTGATGCATCGGCTAGAGTCCTTAATGTTGGCCAACCAACTCAGAGAAGAGATAAACTTTTGTTCTAGCAACATTGATATTCCAAGCTCAATG ATCCTGGAAGCACTAACAACACTTAGATGCTGTGAAAGTTTTTCAATGGAAAGGCTGGAATTGCTTGGGGATTCAGTTCTGAAGTATGCTGTTAGCTGCCACCTCTTTCTTAGATATCCCAACAAACACGAGGGACAATTATCTGCCAGGCGTTCGTTGGCAGTTTGTAATTCAACCCTGCATAAGTTGGGAACTGACCACAAAATACAG GGATACATTAGGGACAGTGCTTTTGATCCCCGTCGTTGGGTAGCTCCAGGACAACGAGTGCTTCGCCCTGTTCCTTGCAAGTGTGGTGTGGACTCTCTAGAAGTTCCTTTAGATAAAAAATTTCAGACAGAAGACCCGAAAGTTAAGGTTGGTAAATCCTGTGATAGAGGCCACCGATGGTTCTGTTCAAAAACCATATCAGATTGTGTTGAAGCTCTCATAGCAGCATACTACTTAAGTGGTGGACTTGTTGCTGCCCTTCATGTGATGAAGTGGCTCGGGATTGATGCCGAAGTTGATCCCTCGGTGGTAGCTGAAGTCATTAATCAGGCATCCTTAAGAACTTATGTCCCCAATTACAAAATCCACATGATAGAGTCAAAAGTTGGCTACAATTTTTCTGTCAAGTTTTTCTTGCAGGAGGCATTGACACATGAATCTGTGCATGAGTCCTACTGTTACCAG AGGCTTGAATTTCTTGGTGATTCTGTGTTGGATTTGCTGATCACCCAGTATCTCTACAACCATCACACTGATATAGATCCGG GCTCTTGGAGACCTGGTTGA